One stretch of Harmonia axyridis chromosome 1, icHarAxyr1.1, whole genome shotgun sequence DNA includes these proteins:
- the LOC123671222 gene encoding terminal nucleotidyltransferase 4B-like isoform X2 — MQCACVSSRISESSSCAEMIYVDEMFEEWKSSDCCILELHQEIEHFYSYMSPTELEHQIRGDVVQRIKRIIISKWPEAQVEIFGSYRTGLYLPTSDIDLVVIGKWSNLPLRTLEQEFLEKEVALENSIKVLDKASVPIVKLTDRRTEIKVDISFNMSNGVKSAELIKNYIAKYPVLPKLVYVLKQFLLERDLNEVFTGGISSYSLILMCISFLQLHPRPDYLKHGNLGVLLIEFFELFGRKFNYMKTGIRIRDGGKYINKEDMQKEMIDGYRPSLLCIEDPLLPSNDIGRSSYGILQVKRAFEYAYSVLTNAVHPFSQYCNCQNNSILGRIVRVTDKVVQYRRSLESSFRHLGSPQISPIPSPKRSSRSLSSSGSVSSFDESGGSSEGSESSSRDISPNINIPQRKNHQKNINRNKNSKKINYNQTNLVKRKKPTTKQ, encoded by the exons ATTGCACCAAGAAATCGAGCATTTCTATTCATACATGAGCCCTACTGAGTTGGAACACCAAATTAGAGGAGACGTAGTGCAACGTATCAAGAGGATTATAATCTCCAAGTGGCCTGAAGCTCAAGTGGAAATTTTTGGTTCCTATCGTACTGGACTGTATCTACCTACGAGTGACATTGATTTGGTGGTTATAG GTAAATGGTCAAATCTGCCTCTTAGAACTTTGGAACAGGAGTTTCTGGAAAAAGAGGTGGCGTTAGAGAATAGCATAAAAGTGTTGGACAAAGCTAGTGTACCCATAGTTAAGTTGACCGACAGAAGGACCGAGATTAAAGTGGACATTTCTTTCAATATGTCGAACGGTGTTAAGTCGGCCGAACTCATCAAAAACTATATTGCCAAATACCCAGTGCTACCCAAGTTAGTTTATGTTTTAAAGCAGTTCTTGCTCGAGAGGGACTTGAACGAGGTGTTTACTGGCGGCATTTCCAGCTACAGTCTCATCCTCATGTGTATTAGTTTCTTGCAATTGCACCCTCGACCAGACTATCTTAAACATGGAAACCTTGGGGTTCTTCTGATCGAGTTTTTCGAACTGTTCGGTAGGAAGTTCAATTACATGAAAACGGGTATTCGGATACGGGACGGAGGAAAGTACATCAACAAAGAGGATATGCAGAAGGAGATGATCGATGGGTACAGACCTAGTTTGTTGTGTATAGAGGATCCGCTCTTACCATCTAATGACATCGGTAGGAGTAGTTATGGAATTCTCCAG GTGAAAAGGGCCTTCGAATATGCCTACTCTGTTTTAACAAATGCTGTACATCCGTTTTCCCAGTACTGCAACTGCCAAAATAATTCAATCCTAGGCAGGATCGTCAGGGTCACAGATAAAGTTGTACAGTATCGTAGATCCTTGGAGAGCTCGTTTAGGCATTTGGGAAGTCCACAAATATCCCCGATACCATCGCCCAAAAGGTCCAGTAGATCTCTGTCCAGTAGCGGTTCAGTTTCATCGTTTGATGAAAGTGGTGGCAGCTCCGAG GGTTCTGAGTCTTCTTCGAGGGATATTTCTCCCAACATTAATATACCTCAACGAAAAAACCACCAGAAAAACATCAACAGGAATAAGAACAGCAAAAAAATCAACTATAATCAGACCAATCTTGTTAAACGCAAAAAACCCACGACAAAACAATAG